The Nocardioides campestrisoli genome includes a window with the following:
- a CDS encoding MaoC family dehydratase, producing the protein MTVHVPRGRYYEEMVPGDVFKHEPGRTIGESDNSLFCLMVQNQQSLHLDAVRSAESEFGQRLVNSLLTMSIVCSIGVPDLTQKTTIANLGFEEIAFPAPVFIGDTLYCETEIIARRESASRPRQGIVTLEHRGLNQDGVLVCRARRTALVHMLPEGETARA; encoded by the coding sequence ATGACCGTCCACGTCCCCCGCGGCCGCTACTACGAGGAGATGGTGCCCGGAGACGTCTTCAAGCACGAGCCCGGGCGCACCATCGGCGAGTCCGACAACTCGCTGTTCTGCCTGATGGTCCAGAACCAGCAGTCCCTGCACCTGGACGCGGTCCGGTCGGCGGAGTCGGAGTTCGGCCAGCGCCTGGTCAACAGCCTGCTCACGATGAGCATCGTCTGCTCGATCGGCGTGCCGGACCTGACCCAGAAGACGACGATCGCCAACCTCGGCTTCGAGGAGATCGCCTTCCCCGCTCCGGTCTTCATCGGGGACACCCTCTACTGCGAGACCGAGATCATCGCCCGCCGGGAGTCCGCGTCGCGGCCGCGCCAGGGCATCGTCACCCTCGAGCACCGCGGACTGAACCAGGACGGCGTGCTGGTCTGCCGCGCCCGCCGTACCGCCCTGGTCCACATGCTGCCCGAGGGCGAGACCGCGCGGGCCTGA
- a CDS encoding acetyl-CoA hydrolase/transferase family protein — protein MLRTLPIEAAMDLLPPGARIVAAPGCGTPETLLTALADRADLLGSPTLYSGLQLGTYPFLAAAAEGHLRHVTWHPYGPARKALAPGQVEYVPARASAVPGLLDTWRTDAAFVRVSPPDRHGYCSLGPSASYVRHAVRRASVVLAEVDPLVPRTTGDSMLHVSQLDALVDATTPPCTFPSAVRDEQSDRVAAHILPLLPDRPVLQLGIGSVPESVTAALGDSGLRGVRIVGMANDAMVDLFDRGVLSVTDLDPAPAVLAAELMGTRLLMERAHDNPAIVLRESTVSHSPRSLGSLDRLVSINGAVEVDLLGQVNSEMVGPRQISGVGGSMDFVESGFASVGGLTVVAVAAAGPDGRHSRIVRRLGADVVTLPRHTVDVVVTEYGVADLRGLSEPERAEALVEIAHPDHRAALREPGHTHKEIA, from the coding sequence ATGCTGCGGACGCTGCCGATCGAGGCCGCGATGGACCTTCTCCCGCCGGGGGCCCGGATCGTCGCCGCCCCCGGGTGCGGCACGCCCGAGACCCTGCTGACGGCGCTCGCCGACCGTGCCGACCTGCTGGGCTCCCCCACGCTCTACTCCGGCCTCCAGCTGGGCACCTACCCGTTCCTGGCGGCCGCCGCCGAGGGGCACCTGCGGCACGTGACCTGGCACCCCTACGGGCCGGCGCGCAAGGCGCTGGCGCCCGGACAGGTCGAGTACGTGCCGGCCCGCGCCTCCGCGGTGCCCGGCCTGCTGGACACCTGGCGCACCGACGCGGCCTTCGTCCGGGTCTCCCCGCCGGACCGCCACGGCTACTGCTCGCTCGGCCCGTCGGCCAGCTACGTGCGGCACGCCGTACGGCGCGCCTCCGTGGTCCTGGCCGAGGTCGACCCCCTGGTGCCCCGGACGACCGGCGACTCGATGCTGCACGTCAGCCAGCTCGACGCCCTGGTGGACGCCACGACGCCCCCCTGCACCTTCCCCAGCGCCGTGCGCGACGAGCAGAGCGACCGGGTGGCCGCCCACATCCTCCCGCTGCTCCCCGACCGCCCGGTGCTCCAGCTCGGCATCGGCTCGGTGCCCGAGTCCGTGACCGCCGCGCTCGGGGACAGCGGTCTGCGTGGCGTGCGGATCGTCGGGATGGCCAACGACGCCATGGTCGACCTGTTCGACCGCGGCGTGCTCTCGGTGACCGACCTGGACCCGGCCCCGGCCGTGCTCGCCGCCGAGCTGATGGGCACCCGGCTGCTGATGGAGCGGGCGCACGACAACCCGGCCATCGTGCTCCGGGAGAGCACGGTCTCGCACTCGCCCCGCTCGCTCGGCTCGCTGGACCGACTGGTCTCGATCAACGGCGCGGTCGAGGTCGACCTGCTCGGCCAGGTGAACTCCGAGATGGTCGGCCCCCGCCAAATCTCGGGGGTCGGCGGCAGCATGGACTTCGTCGAGTCCGGCTTCGCCTCCGTGGGCGGCCTGACCGTGGTCGCCGTGGCCGCGGCCGGACCGGACGGGCGGCACAGCCGGATCGTCCGGCGCCTGGGCGCCGACGTGGTCACGCTGCCCCGGCACACCGTCGACGTCGTCGTCACCGAGTACGGCGTCGCGGACCTGCGGGGCCTCTCCGAGCCCGAGCGCGCCGAGGCGCTCGTCGAGATCGCCCACCCCGACCACCGGGCCGCGCTCCGCGAGCCCGGACACACCCACAAGGAGATCGCATGA
- a CDS encoding flavin-containing monooxygenase, which produces MSTELPPLPRVTLEGGLEEFGTPTGPGPMVEYLIIGAGVCGIYQLYRLRELGLRTLVVDANSDVGGTWFKNRYPGCRFDSESYTYQYSFSPELLAEWDWKERFAPQPETLSYLQHVADRFDLRPQMLFDARVSSMTWDEARWQWRVVLADGREITARFVLGAMGLLSQPTTPRLPGAERFKGVAVHTFDYPEDLDLTGKRVAVVGTGASGVQVVADVADKVEQLYVLQRDANWCTPLANGPIDKEEMEELRSRYDEIFEWCSQTPAGFIHRPDRRRSTELTREERLAHWEKLYWAPGGGLYLGNFRDCVMEEEANAELTEFVAGKIRERVKDPEVAELLIPKDHGFGTKRVAGESGFYEAFNRDNVELVDLMTTPITELTEDAVRLGGPEGPRDLEVDVVIYATGFDAVTGAFDRIDITGVDGRSLREHWAEGPTTTIGVQTVGFPNFYILVGPQSGSASANFPRGIEDAVNWMCDVARFTSERGIGRVEARPEAEKEWVEHVWEVNSRMLMSRTKSWFNGHNINLDRDDSPRAMVYLGGGPLYRRRLTAEFEAGLPSFVLSTYDEAPETVARTVTEACLAGRPTA; this is translated from the coding sequence ATGTCGACCGAACTGCCCCCCCTGCCCCGCGTCACCCTTGAGGGCGGCCTCGAGGAGTTCGGGACCCCGACGGGGCCCGGCCCGATGGTCGAGTACCTGATCATCGGGGCCGGCGTCTGCGGGATCTACCAGCTCTACCGGCTCCGCGAGCTCGGCCTGCGCACCCTGGTCGTCGACGCGAACTCCGACGTCGGGGGCACCTGGTTCAAGAACCGCTACCCGGGCTGCCGGTTCGACTCCGAGTCCTACACCTACCAGTACTCCTTCTCCCCGGAGCTGCTGGCCGAGTGGGACTGGAAGGAGCGGTTCGCGCCGCAGCCCGAGACGCTGAGCTACCTGCAGCACGTCGCCGACCGGTTCGACCTGCGCCCGCAGATGCTCTTCGACGCCCGTGTCTCCTCGATGACCTGGGACGAGGCGCGCTGGCAGTGGCGCGTCGTCCTGGCCGACGGCCGCGAGATCACCGCGCGCTTCGTGCTCGGCGCGATGGGCCTGCTCTCCCAGCCGACCACGCCGAGGCTGCCCGGCGCCGAGCGGTTCAAGGGCGTCGCGGTGCACACCTTCGACTACCCCGAGGACCTCGACCTGACCGGCAAGCGGGTCGCCGTGGTCGGGACCGGCGCGAGCGGCGTCCAGGTGGTGGCCGACGTGGCCGACAAGGTGGAGCAGCTCTACGTGCTGCAGCGCGACGCCAACTGGTGCACCCCCCTGGCCAACGGGCCCATCGACAAGGAGGAGATGGAGGAGCTCCGGTCGCGCTACGACGAGATCTTCGAGTGGTGCAGCCAGACCCCGGCCGGCTTCATCCACCGGCCGGACCGCCGGCGCAGCACCGAGCTGACCCGCGAGGAGCGGCTGGCGCACTGGGAGAAGCTCTACTGGGCGCCCGGCGGCGGCCTCTACCTGGGCAACTTCCGTGACTGCGTGATGGAGGAGGAGGCGAACGCCGAGCTCACCGAGTTCGTGGCGGGCAAGATCCGCGAGCGGGTCAAGGACCCCGAGGTGGCCGAGCTGCTGATCCCCAAGGACCACGGCTTCGGGACCAAGCGGGTGGCCGGCGAGTCGGGCTTCTACGAGGCGTTCAACCGCGACAACGTCGAGCTCGTCGACCTGATGACCACCCCGATCACCGAGCTCACCGAGGACGCCGTCCGGCTGGGTGGGCCCGAGGGGCCGCGCGACCTCGAGGTCGACGTGGTCATCTACGCCACCGGTTTCGACGCGGTCACGGGCGCCTTCGACCGGATCGACATCACCGGCGTGGACGGCCGGAGCCTGCGCGAGCACTGGGCCGAGGGGCCGACCACCACGATCGGCGTGCAGACGGTCGGGTTCCCCAACTTCTACATCCTGGTGGGGCCGCAGTCGGGATCGGCGTCGGCGAACTTCCCCCGGGGGATCGAGGACGCCGTCAACTGGATGTGCGACGTCGCCCGCTTCACCTCCGAGCGTGGCATCGGCCGGGTCGAGGCGCGTCCCGAGGCGGAGAAGGAGTGGGTCGAGCACGTGTGGGAGGTCAACTCCCGGATGCTGATGTCGCGGACCAAGTCGTGGTTCAACGGGCACAACATCAACCTCGACCGGGACGACTCCCCGCGAGCGATGGTCTACCTCGGAGGCGGCCCGCTCTACCGGCGCCGGCTCACCGCGGAGTTCGAGGCCGGGCTGCCGAGCTTCGTGCTCAGCACCTACGACGAGGCGCCCGAGACGGTGGCAAGGACCGTGACCGAGGCGTGCCTCGCCGGGCGGCCGACCGCCTGA